The nucleotide window TGCTTCACCCCTGTAGGAGAGAGCTGCCTACACCTAGGAGAACATATCCTCTATCAATCATACACCCGTCTCTCACAGACCTATCGCTGCTTTGTTGCTCGATTCTGCTTGAGATCCGTAATTGTTCGCGTCTCTTTCGCAACAATAGTGGGATACTCTTTAACTTTTAGGTATGCTAGCCAATAAGCGAGCAGGAAAAATGCTTCACAGTGGGCCATAGGAACACCTACTTCAACTAAGATTGATTAATTCCTCATGCGCTGCCGCCCCGTATCCAGCACAGGCCTTGGCGTTGCGTCGTCTGAGTTCACACCCTAAGCAGGCGACTAGCAAAGAGGGCAGACTTGGAGTCGTCCCGGTACATACCTTCAGGGATCCAGCAATTGTGCCTCTATTACCACTAATTAGATACACCTCGATCTTCGCGTCGTGGTTATGTTCGGTGCTTCCCCTCGTAGGAGCACGGAGCTTGGCTGCAGTACAAACGTATTCCTTATTTCTGTGATGACAACAGTGGGCCTATAATTCCCACTTCACTTTAGCATCACTATAACATGTTTTTACTGTCGTTAATAAGCCCATGTGTCTCCCAACAACCTCGAGTGCTTAAATTCCAAGTTCTCCTTCTAATCCCCTTTACTTTCTTAcatggttttttttttttttttaaaatGTTCTTCACATCTATTCCGCTGCCTCATGAactcttttcttttccttgagCCTGAGGAAAAATAAGAAATATGACGCGCCCTAGCGTCCTACAACCCCTAACCCTCTGTTTATGGAGTTTACTTCTTGCTGGGACGGCGGCACACCTTTTGCAAGACCGCGCCTATAAAGACAAATTCGACAACGTTTACTATGTCACACAGGGCGAATGGGCATGCAGCGAGCTCAAGTTAGAGCGTATCCAATCTGGGATTAAAGAGGCACATAGACTTGCTGAAAAGTCTATTAATGTACTAAAGACTAGAGGTTCTGAAACATCGCCTGCATTTAGCCTGTGGTTTGGGAAGAGTAAGTTGTTCTTTCTTATTATTCATTATGTCTAGTTATTATCCAAGCTAATAGATATCAGGTAATGCTACCCCTCAAATGGTAGACATCCTTCTTATGCAACACTACCGAACCGCCTTGTCACATCTACCTTCTCCTAAGAATCCTAAGAAGACACGGTTTTATTTTGACAAAGTCCCTAAATTCAGGGCGATTAAAGACGACAAGAAACCAACACTCAACTCTATTGTCTACGCATGTCCTCCTGATAACGACTCAGCCAAGATGTGTAGTCCAGAGAACTCGGCTACCGTTCTCTACAAGCAACGTGGCAAATCTGCAACAAAACGCCCAACTATACTAGGCTTCTGCCCCACCTACTTTAAGCATGGGGTCTTTGCTAAAAACCTTGACATGGTGGACAATTATCGGAGAGATCGCAAGACTGATAAGCCATCCAGAGGCTTCCTATTACTGCATGAGCTTCAGCATATGTCAAAGGCAACGTCTCCCGACCCTCCTGCCGAGGACCTAGATGCGCCGGCCTCCACCAGTTCTAGAAACATCAAATGCTATTCTCCGGAATGGTGAGTTCTCGCTTCCCTGCCCCTATTTTGTTTTATTTTTAGGCAGCATGGAAGCTGACTTGTATCGTTTTGAAGCTGTGCGGAACTCCCCGACTCTGATAAGATCCGAAATGCCGAAAACTATGCGCTCTTTGCCCTTCATGTTGCCGCATTCCCAGAAACTGGGAAACCAATCGCGTGAGGTGATAGCTACCCTTGTGCCTTTGTCGTGGAAACAGCAAAGCGCTACGGCTCAGCTTCTCCCTTGTACCGCGAGACATCATGTCCGCAGCTTCTCTGCACGTCCTCGGGCAACACATTTTGCCTGTGTATTGACAGTAGGGCTCCGCCGGTGTTGCAGATCAAGATGGTGTTGTATTGGGCCTGGTTGTGTCTCGCCTGGACAATGGTCCCTGGATTCCACTATTACAGCCAAGATGGAAAAGTCTGTCGCTGCGCAGGCTGAGCCCCAGCCCACGAGAACTCTCTTGGTCATACAATCGAGTCCCATGCCAGACTTGCGGCCAACTCCGACTCAACGATACTCTCGAGTCAATGACTGGGAATAACCGATAGTAACCATGTGAAACATGGCACGTAGAGCATGGAACCTCAATTTCAGAAAGAATTCAAGTCGAGTTTCTCGGCTATCGAGCAGAAGCCTGGCAGGTTACGGCTATTGGAAGCTGTGCGCTCTTCCAGACTTTGTCCAGAAGCCGAAACCTTCTACATGTCGATCGTCGGCGACTGAACTACCACGTTCCTTGTGTCACAACTTTTCGTTTGCCTCGCGGTATCCGAGCGGAGTTTTGGATGGCACCGAAGGCCGACGTTCAATTGTCGGAAGCCCCATGGCGAGAATGACAAAGATGAAAAAAACAACATAGTGCTCTAGGGTCAAAACCGTCCACTTCACTGGGCTCATCATCAGATACCACAGATGCGAATGAGTCAAAATAGAAACCACGGGACCATTTCTTTCAGTATTATGCTACGAACGATTCTcagtcatcatcatcatcgccgcgacgaccaccaccaccaccaccaccaccttcatcgccctcgccctcgccctccccccggAAGGCATTCGGCGTCACGGCAACCGCCCTGTTGGAACTGCCCACCGGCGCGCCCGCCGTCGCGGCAACCGCACCGAACCCGGCGGACCGCGCGCTCCCCAGACGCGCCGTGAACGGCCCGAAGCCGCGCTCGTGGAACCCCAGGTTCGCCCCGGGGTCCCCCGGGTTCCTCACCGCCCGCTCCGACAACGCCCAGCccatgacggcgtcggcgcccgcgcccgcggccTCGGGCCCCAGCCCCAGCGTCGCGTCGAGGCAGTTCTCGCAGAGGAACGTGTACGTGAGGGACGTCGCGTTGACCGAGACGCCGTCCGCGATGGGCCGCACGGCGAAGCGGCCCGTCACCTCGGGCGggttctcctcgtccgtcgcCTGGCGGAACGTCGCCATGACGCCGCCCCGGCCGTCCGGCCACGCCGCGAGAAAGAAGTTGCCCTCCATGTCGCCGGTGAGGCCCATGGCCCCCcacccggcgccgtcgaccagCGGGAACGAGAGCTGGCCGATGAaggatgacggcgagggcTCCTCGGGGAGGGCCATGGCGAAGCCGAACTGGGTGCGGGCGCCGAAGAAGCGCTCCATCGGGAGGCCGGTGGCCTGGTCCACGAAGGGGGCGCTCCGTTGGGctgccgacgaggtcggttcgtcgtcgtcgtcgtcctgggcgctggcgaggatgacggtGTAGCAGAAGAGGAAGGCGAGTATGAAGGCTTTGAAGGTGAGAAGATGAGACGAGGGGACAGACGGGGCCGTCATCTTTTGTTTGTCGAACGAACGACGTGACCGACGAGTGAGCCTTGGACCGAGATGAGAGTGATTATAATAGATGGCGACCTGCGCACGAGAATCCAGTCACGCTGTGTTGTTGCACACGCGGGGATGGCGGCTTGTTGATGGCATGTTCCTGTTGAAACTTGCTTAGAAGGACTGCGGATACTACTTAACATCCAGTCAACAGATGCGTCGTTTGCTTCCGATCTACCCCTCGTCTCAACACTGGACCAAGACGCCATCATGATGTGACAGCTTCGTCTCGTCGCAGCTCTCAAGAGGCGGTGGTGAGGGACATGTTTTAGCCAAGAtcagcccctcctcccctcaaGCCGAAATAGTGAACGAGAAGATATCGGGCGAACGTGGCTACTTTTGGCGATGAGGCTATCCGGTTCTATTAATACGGCATGGAGTGTGGCAGGTTTTGGCGAAGCGCCGCACGCCAACTTGTCAGACGGGCAAGTCGTTTCGGGTTGTTTGGGGTAAGGCTGGTCAGAGGAGACCCTGCACCGTAGAGGACTCGCTTCTTGTGATGTGAATCTGGGAGTCACAACTTCAGCATATGCAACTAGATGCCCTGGTAACTATGATCCATCGAACTCTACCCTGGTAAGAGACACGGAGTCAACCCCGCGAATTCAAGAAAGCGACGTGGGGTGAAAGGGAACATGGCGGGTTTGCTACTTCTCGAGCGCGTTCGCTTCGTCGTGCGATGCCGCATCCTGTTTCTCGTTCAACACGAGACCGTTTGTCGGTGGACGCCAAGATGATGAGGTTTAATGCGACGCGTCTCATGACGTCCCAGAAACGGCTCTCTCCCCTGCTTTCAAGTCACCTCGAATTTCACTCCGAAAACGAATGTTTTCTTGTCGTTTGACCCGAAGAGGCCGAGCGATGACACCCCCAAGTGATGGAATCAGCCTGAAAGCATCAAATTCTCAGAGACTTTTGCCCAAGTGTTGTAGGGTCAAATGCTTGGGCATCTCCCCTCCGCAGGATACGACGCATGACCAAATGTGCAATGGGGCACAACTCGACCGAAGGACAGAGCAACGTTTCTGGAGCTGGACCACAGTGTTTACAGGTGAGGCACGCTCTGCCAAAACAAAATAGAAACAGGACCCAGAAATAGAccaagagagaaagagagttCTTTACTGGCGCCCTGGGGACGAAAATCCACCCAGGTAAgccccatcccatccccacCATCCCGCAAGTGTCTGGGAATAGACAACATTCCCAGCGTCGGGAAATACAGGGGTCAGCCTTGGAGGCCGGGCCGCGTCTGCAACGTCGGCTGGACCTGCCCTCGACGAGAGGCTATTCCGTTCGTCTGATCGACCCAGGGTCCGGGGCAGAGACCCGACCTCGGTCCTGGCGTCAGCTTGGCGTGTCTCTCGCTTTGCACTGCAGTCAGACCAGAGTTGAGTTGACGAGTTGGGCCAACGGGGATGCAGTCCCCCAATGACCTCGCATTCGTTGTTCGAGGATGGTTTTGACCAAGCCACCGCTGGCGAGACAAGTTCCCAGCTCAACCGCATaggaaaggaggggggggaggggtcaTGGGCAGGTGTTGAGTTGAGTTTGGTGCCTTGGTAGCCGTGGATCACCGGTTGAGGCGGCACAAGGTTGAAGACCATGCATACATCAGCTTCGCCGGGGTGAACTACGACATTGCAACGCTTGCCAAATAAACAGGGTACAAGTTCGTCGTCTAAAGCGAGGAACATCGAGCGGTCCAGACTACTACCAGCGGCTGAGGACGCTTTGCGGAGTCCCATTCCCTGGCACGCACGCCTCGCGTCCGGAACATCAGCCGCAGACCGGCCTCACTGAGCATCTCCCCCGCCTCCGAGCGGGTTCAGCGATCCCCGGCGTTGTGGCAGAGTGGTCTAATGCGCAAGACTAGAAATCTTGTTCCTTCGGGAGCGTCTGTTCGAATCAGGCCAACGTCGAGtaactttttttttgctttgTTTACGTTTTTTGACTTTGTTTACAAGTGTCGCTCACTTATTGGAATTTTTGTTTGGGGTGCAAACAGACACGGTGAAACTCACACAAGATGCTTTTTATTTGGTAACATAAAAGTGGAAAAGCTTTGCTTTGCCCTTTTCATCATTTCACTTTATTTTCAAAGTGGTGGCCTTATGTAAGCACTTCCTCCAGAGCCTGTCCGCTCCGACTGACCCGCTTATCACGCCCACTCCGGCTCCGTTCCGGGCTCCCCACATCGGAGCTCTTCCCCGAGCTAAGACCCGGTTCCTCCCATGGCAATGAAAGGAAATAGAAACGTCatccccccgcccccccccgATCCCATATCCCATCGTAACGCCACATGGCAGCTTTGGATCTCTCTCGGTTCCATGCGCTTGTATGACCGGACCACCCAAGGACGCAAACATCCCGAGTCCAACCCTCCCTACACGCAGGGAGACGGCCCCGTACGCCGTCAACCCATCGTCGCTGTCGCCTCCAGCCACCCGACCCGGGGCAAACACGCCGCGAAAGGGAGACACGCCCAAGGGCCCGATGTTTGCTTCCCAGATCCACCCCATTCACCACCACTTCTGCACGCCCGTTTGTCCCACGGACGCCCGGCGGACATTTCGACCTTGAAGGAGTTCTTTGTCGACGACCCCTAGAAGTAGCCCTCGTATCGGCCTGTTCAATACTCTCATGCTCACAGCCCCTGAAGTAAGGGATTCCGTCCGTCCTTCTCCCGCTCAGCTTACTTATACCACACTTACATCGCACATCACTTCGAATGCCCTCGTCCCTCCAAGCCTCGCCTCCCCCCCAACCTTTTCAACGAAACTTTCCACAATGCTCGTCTcaaccctcctcctcgccctcaccGGCCTCATCCACCTCCCCCCAACCCTTGCCGCCACAGACCCCCAGCATCCCCTAcaccacgacgccgccgccccgctCCCGCACCGGGGCCTcctccccggcgccggctccagCCTGCTGTCCTTCGgcctcgcctcctccgcgacCACCCCGTCCTGCGCCCCGGTCCTCCAGACGGCCTGCGACGGGAAGTGCATCCCCTCGACCGGCGACTGCTgcgccaccggcaccggcggctACTGCGAGCCCGGGAAGCACTGCGTCCCcggcggctgctgccgcGACGGCAACACCTGCTCCTCCGGCCCGCCGCAGGGCTGCTCCGCCGGCCGCGTCCTCTGTAACAGGCTGTGCgtccccgccggcgccgtctgCTGCCCGCTCGCCGGGTACTGCAACGCCGGCGAGACGtgcgccgccgacggctccTTCTGCACCagatcgtcgtcgtcgtccccgtccACCTCCGTCAAATCCACCatctccacctcctccggGGACAAGAGCGGCAGCAAGGGCGGGCAGTGCGTGGCCGACAAGGTCCCTTGCGCGAACGAGTGCATCCCTGTAGGGAAGAAGTGCTGCACAACGTTCTACTGCAACGCCGAAGAGACGTGCGAGCCCGACGGCAAGTGCGGCCCGGTGCCGGGCGCCAAGGGtggagcaggaggaggaggaggagtgggaggaggagtggTCCAATGTGGCAAGGGGAACACGCTGTGCGGGACGGGTTGCATGCCGACGGGCGAGGTGTGCTGCGAGACGTACTACTGCTTCGCGGGGCAGACGTGTGCGGGGAACGGCCAGTGTCGGATCAACGGGACCACGAGCGCCGGGggcgcgacggcgacggcgccgacgacgtcgagtcTGCCGCGGAGCACGGCGAGTCTACCGTCCACGACGACGCTGGGCGGGTCGTCTCCGTCCCCGTCCAAGATCAAGGCAACGGCGGTGAAGACGACGGTGGTGACCGATGATgaggagacggcgacggcctcgagtACCTTGAGTCCGAGTGTCCCGACAACGACAGCGACATCGGCGGTGGAGGCCACGACAAAGGTCACGACtgcagcgacggcgacgacgggcctGGCGACGTCTACCACGGCCGGGTCGGGCGTAGGACCGGCTGGGAGGAAGCTCGGGGGCGCGGTGCTCGTGGCGGGATTGCTCGCAGCCATCATCTGAGTCTGTCTGTCTGAGTCGAAGCTGTGTCCCATGATACGTGGTTCGGAAATAATAAGTCACACCAACAGAACACGATAAACATTATACATCATGAGTAGCACGCCCGTGTGAATAAATCCAAACGCCGAATGTATTGTCCATGATCCATGATGCGCTTTCCCATGCCATAATAACctctgtctttctctctctcccccaaCGCCAAACTTTTCGTGCctatgatgatgatgatgatgatgatgatgatgatgatgatgatggtgacgatgccCAGAAAAAACAAAAGACAAAAAGACAAAAGTGACCCGGCGCCATGTGTGTGGTGCTACCTACCAAGCAATGCCGCCTACGCCTCGTAAATGTTTTTCATCATGTACACTCCTACAGATACCTCGGCCTCATCCACTCGACGTTGCGCAGGCCCAGGTTAAGCCCGTTGCTGGCCCACCACCTTCGCACCGGCTCCTGGTCGCCGATGCTGTCCTCCAGGGCCTCTTCAATGTCGCACGTCCGGTATTCGACGCGGTGCTTGCGCCCTTCCATtccctcgagctcgccgtaCGCAAACTTGCGCCACCACTCGAGGACGCCAATGTGCTGGTGGATCGTCGGCTggacgaggacctcgccgtcaaaggcgagcttgtcgtcgcccttgaGCTTCCGCCAGAGCTCGAGCACGCCGACCTGGCCCCAGCGTGAGGCGATCTTGGccacgccatcgccgtgGGCCACGGGGATGCCAGATGCCATCCACCAGCGGATGACGTCGATCTGGCCGTGCTGGGCAGCCCACAGCAGCGATTTGCCGGGCCTCAGTACAATAGTGTCgtcctgggcggcggcgtcgcgccACCACTCGAGCACCAGGAGGTGGCCCTTTCCGCTGGCctgctcgagggcggcctcggtgaAGCGGAGAGGCAGCCCGGAACGGCGCCACCACCAGTCGAGGACCTGGATGTAGCCGTTCTTGGATGCGCCGTCCAGGGCTTCGGCGTCGTAGCACTGCTGGTGGCGGCCGCGGAAGTAGCGGCTCTCTTTCCAGTAGTCGAGGACGTCGGGGCGGCCAAAGTAGGCCGATGCCTTGGTGGCGAGGACTTTGCCGTCAAAGGCCTGGAAGAGGTCGGGCCGGTTGGCTTCCATCCAGGCGAGCACCTCGATGAGCGAGAAGCGGATCAGTAGTTTGATGACGAGAGCGGGAAGCTCGTGGAAGGCGGGCGGGGACTGGAGCAGCTTTTTGCAGACCGAGGTCGAGTCGCAGGTAAGGACGAGCCACTCGAGCTCGTGCTTGTAGACCTTGAGCGGGTCGTCGGGGTCGCTCGGATGCAGCTTCCAGGGGTGCGGCATGGGCAGGTTGGTGAAGAtgccgagggcctgggcgagTTCCCAGTCGCCGGCGTAGTCGAGGATGATGGTCCAGATCTCGGGGGGCAGGTTGGAGTAGACGCGCGGATCGCCCGAGGCGAGGTAGCCGAGGTgggtgacgacgtcgacgtcgcggcCCAGGCCGAGCAGGTCGGCCTGGTTCTTGATGATGCCCAGGACGTCGTTGAAGCCGTTCCAGTTGACGATGCGCTTGGGGTTCTTGTGGGCGCCGTCGTAGTGCCACAGGATGGGGGGCATGGCGCGGACCCAAGGCCACTTTGCATTGATCTTGTTGAGCTGCCGCTTGGTGACGGGGTTCTCCCACATGTGGGTGCTCATGCCGGGGACGAGCAGAATCTTCTTGGTCATGTCCCAACCCCTGAGGACCTCGAGCAAAAAGGTgtcggcgatgccggccatcatcttggccatgttgtcggcgtcgatgggGGCCAAGACGAGCAGGTCGGCCCACTCGACGAGCTCAAAGGCCTGCTGACGGTAGAATTCAAtgtcgtcgacatcggccTCGGAGCCGGCGCGCGAAGGCCCTAGAGGCAGCGTCATGGAGCGGTTCTGCATGGTGATGACGGTCTGGGTGAGGCGTGgaacggcgtcgtcgacgatggcgcgcATGTCGATGGCGGAGCTCTTGGAgaggcggacgacgagggtctGGGCCCATGATATATCGCGGgggccgttggcggcgaccagCAGGTGAAGTTTCCGGTCGCGGGGTTTGAAGtggagggaagaggacgaggaggcgctCCGCGTTATACGCAGCGGCAGGGGATCGGGGGGATCCATTGGCACAtgcttcggcggcggtcgtCGGGGGAGATGGCGACGGTCGGTGCCGtatcgtcgacggccgggtcgtgTGAGGGTTGGGTCTCGGTGGTCGTCGGGTGCAGCGGGTGCAGTTGGGACGTACGATGGGTCGCGTGTGTCGTCGTTGGGTGAGGTTTAAGGGACGAATGCGGGCGTTGCGACGTCGAGGATTGCGTCGACTGCTGGGAAAGGAAGAGGACGGGGGAGAAGACTGTCGGTGGCAGGTCGATGGATGGAAGAGACGTTGAACAGAGGACGGGCTTTGGTATTGAGTCGTTTTCTGTTATTCGCACGTATAGCCTATCGGGTCGAAGCGGTCAGGGGGCGCTGTTGGTTTGTCGTTTGGTGATGAGGTTTGTGATTTGTGGTGTAGTACAGAGTGTCTCGTGCTGTGTTGTTTGCCGTGTGTGGTGGTGCAGCGTCGGTCGCGGTCGGGCACGTCTGCAAGGCGCGGCCAGGGCAGCAGCGGTTGAACAAGTAATTACCCGGTGTCGGTCTCGAGCGTGTAGCGTAATCGGTGAGGTAAAGGGTTCAGGTCGGTTTCGGTAGCGCGGGTCAGAGATGGCGGGAAGAAAAACGACATGGATGGCGGGGGAGAGCGACATGTGGCATCACCATGACATTGCGAGATGGGTGAttcggtggtggtgggtgctggtggtggtggtggtggtaggtTATGATGGGGTGGCAGGGGGGCGTCGAGGTTGTTTTCGGGGTGTCAGGCGGTTGGTGATTCGTCGGGCAAAGAACTAGCGAGGCGAACTGAAAAGTCCGAGGCCTTTCCTTGCGAATTTGGGTCGAGGAGAGAGGCCAGGCGGCGGTAGACCGTACCGTAGACTGTAGACCGTAGACCGCAGATAGACGCAGGATGGAGACGCAGAATCGGGAAGACCAGGACGAGGAGTGGAGAAATGCTGCAGGGCATgcaagagaagagaagaaaaaaaaggggacGTTGACAGGGAAGAGGCGAGTAAAACGCCCAAAAGGCGTATGGATACTATGAGGTGGTCGGTGAGGGGAGGTGGAGGGGAGAAGAGACGgagcggcgaggaggaaaagagaggAAAATGGAAAAGGTggagacgagacggcggAGGACGGACGGATGTGCGGTGACATCTGGAGACCCGCTTTTTGGGTGGTTTGTAACGAGGTACGTACCAGGACAGTTGTCAGTGTCAGTGGCCCCTATGCGTTGTGTTCCGAGTCTTTTCTACCTGGGTTGTAATGCGCTTATCGATTTTGAATTGTGTTATATTCGTGTTCCTCTAGTTCGTTACTTGGTGCGAAACTGAAGATCAGATTACACATTGTGCACCAGGCTCTGCAACCATTCCAAAATCCCAAGTGGAAGACAGTGGAAGTACAAGTGGAAGCACAACTGGAGGTACAAGCCACAGTGGGGCGGAACTCCTGCTGTTACCTAATCATCCTCGCCTCTGCATGACAGGTCCGTCTCAGTTCTCGGGAAGGAACGTCTTCTACGTCACTTACTCCTTTTATCCTGTGAGACAACAATGCTAGCGCGGAAAGGTGAGGAAGGTAGCGTACGGCCAGTGGCGGCGGGAGGGGAGGCACTCTCCTTTCCTCGTAAGGGCCGTTCCTTCCAATTGCAACTATCTCCAACTGAGTGCTGCGTTCGTCGTTTCCGAATACAGCAGGAGCGATCAATTTACTTTCGACCCCGACTCCCGCCCGGAGCAGTTCCTCctcacacactcactcatcCATCCACTACTGAGGTATTCACTCACTCTATATCACTCACTCATCATTCACTAGTGACGCTCACCCACCCACTCATTTTCTCTCATCTcacacaccaccaccccgATTCATCATCCTGTCCAGTCATTCATCCTCCAACCCGCACTACGCACGCATTAGGTAATCGCCGTCACTTCCCGCTGAGTGGCGTCCTCCGTGACACCGGCCCGCATCCCCCACCAATGCGGCCCGGCTGCGAAAAGCCGTCCCGACAGACATGTGTTCCTGATGCATCGGTCGCCAAAGTCCAAAGCCAGTCGATGTTTTCTCTCCAGGGCGTTTAGAAGCACCGTTCATCATCTGCTCGGAAACGCAGACGGCACATTCATGTGCCGTGACATTGCTATTGCAGCGACCCAGATTGCAGAACACAGCGAAACGAACCATTTCAGTCTACGGATACCACTAACATACAGATTACTCCAGCCCAGCCCGGCGCCTTTTATGCCCGCTCAATATGCTTCATCATCCGGCCGTTGTACGATATCATTGGCAACCATTGAAAACGCCAGTGTGTGTTCATTCGTCGGAATCGTCGCTGTTGCTCTTCTCCACCCAGTCCTGCGCCCGCGATGCAAACTTCGAAatcatcaacaccaagacTCCGGCCAACAGGGCCGAGATTGCAGCTGGCGAACCCCCAAAAGTCAGCAAAGTAAATCCAAAAAATACCGCATCGCAAGTCCGTGgtctgtgtgtgtatgtgtgtgaCTCACTAATCGTAAACGACCACCCTACCCCGATGGCATCTATCATGGGCACCAGCCCGCCGACACTGCCCGCCCCGAAGCTGTACTGAATGATGTACTTGCCGCTGATGACGGCCGTACGGTGCTCGGGCAACGCCTCTACGGTGAGAAAACACACCCTCCCCGGTTAGCAAAAGACAATTCAAACGACAGCACGGCGTTtcagcccccctcccccccccaaaacgCGTCAACAAACTCACCGGCGGAGTACGTGTTCAGCCCGCTGAACGACCACATGAGCCCGAGGCCCTCGCAGAAGGAGCTGACGATGGGCAGCGCCATCCCGCCCGCCTCCCTCTGCAGGCTCCAGCCGAACACCAGCGTGCCGGCGGGCAGCacgaggaagatggccgGCAGGCTGCTCTTCAGCCGGTCCTGCGGCAGCCGGAGCCCGTTGCGCTTGCGCATGTACCGCTTGACCGTGTGGTCCGAGACGCGGCCGCCGATGGTGCTGCCCATCAGGAACCCGGCGCCCGGCGCCAGGTAGAACAGGCCGCTGATGAGGGGCGAGGTGAGGTCGAACCGGGGGTTGATGACGCGTCGGATCGAGCTGAGGAGGCCGTACTGGTTGAAGCCCAGCAGGCCGCAGGCGAAGTTCTGCACGGATGGGGGCCGGGGTCAGATTGATCGGCGACTcacgggaggggggaggtagtcaaggggggaagaagaagagtcGAAAACGGGAAGAACAATAAGAGTCGAAAGGGGGAAGCGAAACATACAGCGGCGAGGATGTTGGGGTACCTGAACTGACGAAAGACCCCCATCGGGTTGAAGGCATGCGCGAGGTCTCTCAGGGACCGCACCGGCGTCTTTTCCGCGATCTGGTGCTTGGCCAGCTCGCTGGCCCGagggacgaagaagaaggccatgaTCAGGCCGAGGAACGCCATGCCCGCCTGGACGCCGTAGATGACGCGCCAGCTGGTGAAGTTTACGATGACGCCGCCAGTCAGCGGGGCTAAACAGGGGTGTTTGCGTCAACAAGATGTGCATCCTTCGTAATTTCATCTTTTTAAGGATCTTCACTCACCTATCGTGTTGGCCGCGACGCAGCTGCCCAAGAAGAACCCGACAGCCGTACCACGAGTAGTCTGTCAAAAGATGGTCAGCCATGATGCTTCATATGACATAACCCCCTCAAAGTCGGACAAACCCCCCCACCGCCCCAAAACTCACCGGCTCGAAAATGTCGGCCAGGATCGTCTGCCCCGCCacgaggaagaagggccCCGTCGTGCCGCCGATGACCCAGATGGCCGTGAACAGCGCAAAGCTGCCCGCCAGCGCCGAGCCCACCGAGCACAGCGTCAGCAGcgcgttggcgacgaggtaCGTCgtccggcggccgaggatcGTGCTGGCCGGCAGCCAGATGAGCGCCGACAGCGCCatggcgacga belongs to Colletotrichum higginsianum IMI 349063 chromosome 5, whole genome shotgun sequence and includes:
- a CDS encoding YjfJ protein gives rise to the protein MTRPSVLQPLTLCLWSLLLAGTAAHLLQDRAYKDKFDNVYYVTQGEWACSELKLERIQSGIKEAHRLAEKSINVLKTRGSETSPAFSLWFGKSNATPQMVDILLMQHYRTALSHLPSPKNPKKTRFYFDKVPKFRAIKDDKKPTLNSIVYACPPDNDSAKMCSPENSATVLYKQRGKSATKRPTILGFCPTYFKHGVFAKNLDMVDNYRRDRKTDKPSRGFLLLHELQHMSKATSPDPPAEDLDAPASTSSRNIKCYSPECCAELPDSDKIRNAENYALFALHVAAFPETGKPIA
- a CDS encoding Cellobiose dehydrogenase; the encoded protein is MTAPSVPSSHLLTFKAFILAFLFCYTVILASAQDDDDDEPTSSAAQRSAPFVDQATGLPMERFFGARTQFGFAMALPEEPSPSSFIGQLSFPLVDGAGWGAMGLTGDMEGNFFLAAWPDGRGGVMATFRQATDEENPPEVTGRFAVRPIADGVSVNATSLTYTFLCENCLDATLGLGPEAAGAGADAVMGWALSERAVRNPGDPGANLGFHERGFGPFTARLGSARSAGFGAVAATAGAPVGSSNRAVAVTPNAFRGEGEGEGDEGGGGGGGGRRGDDDDD
- a CDS encoding Flavoprotein, whose amino-acid sequence is MDPPDPLPLRITRSASSSSSLHFKPRDRKLHLLVAANGPRDISWAQTLVVRLSKSSAIDMRAIVDDAVPRLTQTVITMQNRSMTLPLGPSRAGSEADVDDIEFYRQQAFELVEWADLLVLAPIDADNMAKMMAGIADTFLLEVLRGWDMTKKILLVPGMSTHMWENPVTKRQLNKINAKWPWVRAMPPILWHYDGAHKNPKRIVNWNGFNDVLGIIKNQADLLGLGRDVDVVTHLGYLASGDPRVYSNLPPEIWTIILDYAGDWELAQALGIFTNLPMPHPWKLHPSDPDDPLKVYKHELEWLVLTCDSTSVCKKLLQSPPAFHELPALVIKLLIRFSLIEVLAWMEANRPDLFQAFDGKVLATKASAYFGRPDVLDYWKESRYFRGRHQQCYDAEALDGASKNGYIQVLDWWWRRSGLPLRFTEAALEQASGKGHLLVLEWWRDAAAQDDTIVLRPGKSLLWAAQHGQIDVIRWWMASGIPVAHGDGVAKIASRWGQVGVLELWRKLKGDDKLAFDGEVLVQPTIHQHIGVLEWWRKFAYGELEGMEGRKHRVEYRTCDIEEALEDSIGDQEPVRRWWASNGLNLGLRNVEWMRPRYL
- a CDS encoding major facilitator superfamily transporter; amino-acid sequence: MGSPSAETQYDMPASGPVAAAPAAPTAPTAPTTPAAPATATAPPRPGATDDIVMQMPTWRKWVTLAVVCWMALPVTFSGSSILSATTEVAADFGTSTHAISTANAGVFVAMALSALIWLPASTILGRRTTYLVANALLTLCSVGSALAGSFALFTAIWVIGGTTGPFFLVAGQTILADIFEPTTRGTAVGFFLGSCVAANTIAPLTGGVIVNFTSWRVIYGVQAGMAFLGLIMAFFFVPRASELAKHQIAEKTPVRSLRDLAHAFNPMGVFRQFRYPNILAANFACGLLGFNQYGLLSSIRRVINPRFDLTSPLISGLFYLAPGAGFLMGSTIGGRVSDHTVKRYMRKRNGLRLPQDRLKSSLPAIFLVLPAGTLVFGWSLQREAGGMALPIVSSFCEGLGLMWSFSGLNTYSAEALPEHRTAVISGKYIIQYSFGAGSVGGLVPMIDAIGVGWSFTITAISALLAGVLVLMISKFASRAQDWVEKSNSDDSDE